Proteins from one Dermacentor variabilis isolate Ectoservices chromosome 1, ASM5094787v1, whole genome shotgun sequence genomic window:
- the LOC142579308 gene encoding acyl-CoA Delta-9 desaturase-like isoform X3 encodes MSIITSHSTTVQQQQAVQKESEQAAKPAFKTEVVWRNVAVFALLHSMALYGLYLAVTRKVMWQTAIFSFVWGICAGLGVTAGAHRLWSHRAYKARFPLRVVLMIFNCMACQNDLYEWTRDHRVHHKFSESNADPHNVNRGFFFAHVGWLMCKKHPDVMRKGKAVDCSDLLKDPVIRFQKAYYVPLTTFFCFYLSSVLPHHLFGESYLVGFFVATMLRYVISLNFTWLVNSAAHLWGNRPYDKNISPAENRFVSWAAIGEGFHNYHHTFPWDYSTSELGWKLNFTTFFIDTMAKLGLAYDLKTVPKDVVEKRKARTGDHSYDHMNGHNHHH; translated from the exons ATCATCACCTCCCACAGCACAACGGTCCAGCAGCAGCAGGCGGTGCAAAAAGAGTCCGAACAAGCCGCAAAGCCAGCCTTCAAGACTGAGGTGGTCTGGCGGAATGTGGCCGTGTTCGCCCTGCTGCACTCCATGGCCCTCTACGGGCTTTATCTGGCCGTCACGCGCAAGGTCATGTGGCAGACGGCGATCTTCT CCTTCGTGTGGGGAATCTGCGCCGGCCTCGGTGTCACAGCCGGAGCACACAGACTATGGTCGCACCGCGCTTACAAGGCACGTTTCCCGCTCCGGGTGGTGCTTATGATCTTCAACTGCATGGCTTGCCAG AACGACCTGTACGAGTGGACGCGTGACCACCGGGTGCACCACAAGTTCTCGGAGAGCAACGCCGACCCGCACAACGTGAACCGGGGCTTCTTTTTCGCGCACGTCGGCTGGCTCATGTGCAAGAAGCATCCGGACGTGATGCGCAAGGGCAAGGCCGTGGACTGCTCGGACCTGCTCAAGGACCCCGTCATTAGGTTCCAAAAGGC CTACTACGTTCCGCTGACGACCTTCTTCTGCTTCTACCTGTCGAGCGTGCTGCCGCACCACCTGTTCGGCGAGTCTTACTTGGTGGGCTTCTTCGTCGCCACCATGCTGCGCTACGTGATATCGCTAAACTTCACCTGGCTGGTGAACAGCGCGGCCCACCTCTGGGGCAACCGACCCTACGACAAGAACATCTCGCCGGCCGAGAACCGCTTCGTCTCGTGGGCCGCCATCGGCGAAGGGTTCCACAATTATCACCACACGTTCCCCTGGGACTACTCGACCAGCGAGCTGGGATGGAAACTCAACTTCACCACGTTCTTCATCGACACGATGGCCAAGCTGGGGCTCGCCTACGACCTCAAGACGGTGCCCAAGGACGTGGTCGAGAAGCGGAAAGCCCGGACGGGTGATCACAGCTACGACCACATGAACGGCCACAACCACCACCACTGA